The genomic window GAGGTAATTACCTTGTTTCTCCAAAGGTTGCGTAGTGCAATTTTTAAGTTTAATCTGAACATAGCTTTAAGGTTGAGGGTTGAAAGGCTGGAAGATTGATGGGCCAGGCATTTAAACCCTCAGCCTTATTACCTTCTAGCTTCCCACCCTTATTCATATTTAAGTGCATTTACAGCGTTTGCTTTAGCCACTTTAAAGGTTTGCAGGCTCACTGTTAAAATGGCAATAATTACTGAGGTTAAAAGTGCAAGCAAAAAAGGCCATGGATTAATGGCAATTTTATAATCATATTTCTCCAGCCATTTGGCAACAAGAATATAGGCTACCGGGATAGCGATCACATTCGATATGATTACCAGTTTCATAAAATCTTTGTTCAAAAGGAACAGGATATCAGAAAGATTAGCGCCCAATACTTTACGGATACTGATTTCTTTACTGCGCTGTTCAGCAGTATATAACGCTAAACCCAATAAACCTAAACAAGAAATAAAAATGGCAAATCCTCCAAAAATATTGGAAAGTACACTGAGCAACTTTTCGCTCCGAAGTTTTTCGGCCATGCCCTGACTAACCAGTTTCACTTCAACTGGATAAGCAGGATTTAAACGTTGACTTACCGATTTTATCGCTTCGATTGAATTAGAAAGCGACTGTTTAGGATTGAGTTTAAGCAGCAAAACCCGACTCGTTTTAACATTGTAATAATAAACTGTTGGCTGTATTTTAGAAGCAAGCGATTCGTTAGAATAATCTTGCACCACACCTACCACTTTAAGTGGTGGATTATCGCCCCAATGGATAACGGTGCCCACAGGATTTTTTAACCCCATTATTTTAACAGCAGTTTGGTTCAGGAGCAGAGATGTAGCTGTATCAGCCGAAAATTTAGGGTCAAAATCTCTCCCTGCAAGAATCTTTACACCAGTTGTTTTGGCAAACTCGAAACCTGTACTTCTATAATTAATAATCGAGACATCATTTTTGGGCTTACCTGGCCATTGAATGTCGCTGGTAATTGAACCACCATCTGTAAACGAGCCAGCATATTCTGTTGTAGCAATTGTAGCACCTGCCCGTTCCAATTCATTTTTAAAAGTCTGCAATTTCTGTGGCTTTGTCCACTCTCCTTCTAAATCGATCTGTACCAGCGCAGTCTGATCAAAGCCTAAGGGCTTATTTTTAAGGTGCTGAATTTGACTGTAAATTACAATTGCCGAAATAATCATGCAGATAGAAAGGCTAAACTGCACTACGACCAGTGTTTTGCGGATGGATAATGAGCCCGTTGAACCTTTGAAGCCTTTTAATACCTTTACGGGTATAAATGATGAAAGGTAAAATGCGGGATAACTGCCGGCAAGCAAACCGGTTACCAGTACCATAGCCAGTAATACACTCCAAAATTGGTAAGCGTTGTAATTAATTTTGATCGAGATATCGAGCAGGTTGTTAAAGTAAGGCAATGAGACTTCGAGCAGCGCAAAGGCAATTAACATTGCTAAAAAAGACAACAGCATTGACTCTACCATAAACTGTCCCATTATTGTATTTCTGGTAGAACCTAAAGCCTTTCTAACCCCTACCTCACGGGCACGTTTTTCCGACTTAGCAGTTGAAAGATTCATGTAATTGATGCAGGCGATAAATAATACACAAATGGCCAGAAAAACAAATAATCGCAACTGATCAATTTTACCCCCCACCGATTTCCCATTGTCAAAATCATTGTATAAATGAAATTTGCTTAAAGGAAAAAGAAAAGGTTCGTATGTCATTTCTTTTAAATCGGGTTCTTTGTTTACGATGAAGTGTTTTAGTGCTGCATTTGTTGCATCTAAAGAAGCGTTATCTTTAAGCTGAAATAAGGTTAAACAAGTAATTGCTCCCCACCCGTAATTTTTTTGCGAAGGGTTTTCCTGCTCAAAAAAAGCCCATGGTTGCAAAACATCAAACTGCAGGCTTTGATTTTTTGGCAGATCTTGTATTACAGCACTAACTTTTAAGTCTACCCTGTTATCGTATTTAATACTTTGTCCTATTGGATTCTGATCACCAAATAACTTCTTTGCTGTCGATTCGCTTATCAATACATTATTAGGCTCAGATAAAGCAGTACCTGGATCGCCGTAGATAAATTTCTGTTGAAGGATTTTTAAAAAATCAGGATCTACATTAAATCCTATTAATTTAAAATTATTGCGGTTATGGCTATATAATTTCTGTCCATTGTTCATTGAAATGCGGGCTGCACTTTTAATGCCTGGCAGTTCTGAAACCCCAGCTTTGGCCAGTTTATTCGGAACGGCCATTGTAGTAGCCAGTTTGCCGTTAAACTTTAAATTTAATGCGGCAAAATATACCTTATCGGCATTTTTATATTGCTTATCGAAACTCCATTCGTAGTTAACGTACAAGAGTAACATTAAACAACAGGCCATTCCGATAGCTAGGCCACCAACATTGATCAAAGTGAAGCCTTTGTTTTTCCAAAGGTTACGTAGTGCTATTTTAAAGTTTAATCTGAACATATTTTGGAGGTTGAAGGTTGAAAGGTTAAGGGTTGGAAGGTTGAGATATAAACCTTTAGCCCTATTATCGTTTGTCTTCCAGTCATTATATCTAATTTTAATATTTTCTCAAAGTTGGAAAGTTAAGGTGGAAAGGTTTCTAAACCTACTCCCCTCTACCTCACCTTTATTCGTATTTAAGTGCATCAACAGGGTTGGCGTTTGCAGTTTTATAAGCCTGAAGACTTACCGTAATCAATGCCATTAGCAAAGTCCCAACCCCTGCTATCGGCATAATCCACCATGATATTTCGGTGTGGAATTCGAACTTCATCAGCCATTTATTCATTAAATAATAACTCAAAGGAATAGCGATAACGATAGCAACTGCAATCATTTTAACAAAAGAGAATGACAGCAATTGCATTAAATTAAGTAAAGAGGCACCTAACACCTTGCGTACGCCGAATTCTTTTGTTCGTTGCTCGGCGCTATAGGCTACCAAACCGAACAATCCTAAACAAGAAACAAAAATAGCCAGTCCGCCGAAAAGGTTAGAAAGAATACCTAAGGTTTTCTCCTTTTGAAACAAATCACTATAAACGTTATCTAAAAATGAAATTTCAACCGGATAAGCTGGATTAACATCTTTGGTAATTCGCGTAATTGTTTCAATATTTTGCCGAATGGTATTTGAAGTATTTAGCTTCATCGTGATATAGCTTGTATACTTATCGTTAAAATAAAGTATCATTGGGTTATTCGATTTATAAGGAGAATCCCATACATAATCATCAAAAACCCCAATAATCACTCTTTTATCACCAAAAATGGTAAGAATTTGCCCTACAGGTTTTTTTAGATTCATTACTTTTGCGGTTGAAGAACTAATAAGGACCGCTGCAGAATCCGATGCAAATTTTTTAGAAAAATCCCTTCCTTCCAATAATTTCACGCCATTAGTTTTTATGAAATCATAGCTGGCTTCAACCTTATTAAACAGGTTATCATTATTTTCCTGAACCATTCCAGGCCAACGAACATCGGTAAAATTTGAACCGTGGTGTGATAATTTTGTTGAAGATTTATTTAAACTTGTTACAGCACCAGATTGCAGTATTTTTTGCTTGTAAACCTCAAACTGATTTTTTAGCTGCCCATCCTGAGGAATTTCAATTAATGCTTTGGTATCAATGCCCAGTGGCCTATTTTTAATGTATTGAATTTGACGATAAATAACAAGTGTCGAAATAATCAGAACGATAGCAAAACAAAACTGGCTTACAACAAGGACTTGCCTTAAGCTTACAGATGCCAAACCTTTCGATTTTATTTTTCTTTTTAAAGTTTGAATCGGGTTAAAAGCAGATAAATAAAATGCTGGATAACTTCCTGCGATTAAACCTGTAGCGATAACTATTCCCAATATGCCAATCCAACTGGTTAAATTAAAATAAGATATGCTGAGATTGATATTTAAAAGACCATTAAATGCAGGCAAGCAGATTTCGATCAGCGCAATTGCGACTACAACCGCAATTAAAGTAAGGACCATTGATTCTGTTAAAAATTGAAGAATTAATGAAATTCGATTTGCGCCAATTGTCTTCTTAATACCAACTTCTTTCGCCCGTTTTTCTGATTTAGCCGTAGCCATGTTCATAAAATTGATACAAGCGATGAGTAAAATACCAAAAGCAAGACCGGTAAAAAGCCATATTTGTTCAATGTCGCCGCCTACACTTTTTCCATTTTCAAACTTTCCAAATAAGTGTAGTTTAGCATATTGGAATGCAACAAAAGGTTGGTCGGTTTGCTTATTATTTGCTTTAACAGCCTCGTCAATTTTCCTGTTCACAACATCAATATCCGCATTAGGATTAAGAGAAAACATCGTTACAAAACTGTAATTACCCCATCCCAAATTCTTCGCGCTTTCATCAACCATTTCGTAGAAGGCCCAGGGCATTAAAAAGTCGAACTTAAGTGAGCTATTTTGAGGTATATCTTTTATTACACCGGTTACCGTCAAATTTTCACTATCCTGATAACGGACAGATTTGTTTAATACATTTGTTGTGCCGAAGAGAATTTTCGCCATTGTCTCAGTAAGAATTACAGATTTCGGGTTTTTCATTGCGGTTTTAGCATTGCCCACAATAAATTCATAATAAAACAGCTTTAAAATATCCGGTTCAGCAAATTTTCCTTCTTTCTTAAATCCATTTTCTCCATTTGCAATTAAACTTTTTTTGATGTAGTTCATCCTTGCAAGGTTTTTTATTTCGGGAATGCGTTCCCTTAACAATGGCCCGAGCGCTGTTGTTGTTCCTTCAAATGTCTTCGACACACCGCCATTTCCATCAGGAATATTAGTCATAACGGTATACAGATTTTCCGAGTCTCTGTAGTGCTTATCAAAGTTCCACTCGTAAGTTACATACAAGAGTAACATTAAACAGGCAGCCAAACCAATCGCCAGCCCAATTACGTTAATAAACGAGCTTACCTTGTTTCGCCAAAGGTTACGCAGTGCAATTTTTAAGTTTAATTTGAACATAAGGTGTAAGGTTTAGCGCACAGCGTTTGGTGTTTGGCGACGATTTATCGCTTAACGCCAAACACTAATCGCAGGTCTATTCGTATTTAAGTGCATCAATAGGGTTTGCCTTCGCTACTTTAACCGATTGAATACTTACAGTGAGTATGGCAATGATTACCGAAAGGCTAATTGCAACAATAAATGGTAAGACAGAAACAGAAATACGGTATTCATATCCCGAAAGCCATTTATTGATAATAATGTAGGCCAAT from Flavobacterium sp. W4I14 includes these protein-coding regions:
- a CDS encoding putative ABC transport system permease protein (product_source=KO:K02004; cog=COG0577; ko=KO:K02004; pfam=PF02687,PF12704; transmembrane_helix_parts=Inside_1_20,TMhelix_21_43,Outside_44_284,TMhelix_285_304,Inside_305_328,TMhelix_329_351,Outside_352_380,TMhelix_381_403,Inside_404_423,TMhelix_424_446,Outside_447_668,TMhelix_669_691,Inside_692_724,TMhelix_725_742,Outside_743_756,TMhelix_757_779,Inside_780_793), encoding MFRLNFKIALRNLWKNKGFTLINVGGLAIGMACCLMLLLYVNYEWSFDKQYKNADKVYFAALNLKFNGKLATTMAVPNKLAKAGVSELPGIKSAARISMNNGQKLYSHNRNNFKLIGFNVDPDFLKILQQKFIYGDPGTALSEPNNVLISESTAKKLFGDQNPIGQSIKYDNRVDLKVSAVIQDLPKNQSLQFDVLQPWAFFEQENPSQKNYGWGAITCLTLFQLKDNASLDATNAALKHFIVNKEPDLKEMTYEPFLFPLSKFHLYNDFDNGKSVGGKIDQLRLFVFLAICVLFIACINYMNLSTAKSEKRAREVGVRKALGSTRNTIMGQFMVESMLLSFLAMLIAFALLEVSLPYFNNLLDISIKINYNAYQFWSVLLAMVLVTGLLAGSYPAFYLSSFIPVKVLKGFKGSTGSLSIRKTLVVVQFSLSICMIISAIVIYSQIQHLKNKPLGFDQTALVQIDLEGEWTKPQKLQTFKNELERAGATIATTEYAGSFTDGGSITSDIQWPGKPKNDVSIINYRSTGFEFAKTTGVKILAGRDFDPKFSADTATSLLLNQTAVKIMGLKNPVGTVIHWGDNPPLKVVGVVQDYSNESLASKIQPTVYYYNVKTSRVLLLKLNPKQSLSNSIEAIKSVSQRLNPAYPVEVKLVSQGMAEKLRSEKLLSVLSNIFGGFAIFISCLGLLGLALYTAEQRSKEISIRKVLGANLSDILFLLNKDFMKLVIISNVIAIPVAYILVAKWLEKYDYKIAINPWPFLLALLTSVIIAILTVSLQTFKVAKANAVNALKYE
- a CDS encoding putative ABC transport system permease protein (product_source=KO:K02004; cog=COG0577; ko=KO:K02004; pfam=PF12704; superfamily=81464; transmembrane_helix_parts=Inside_1_20,TMhelix_21_43,Outside_44_280,TMhelix_281_303,Inside_304_337,TMhelix_338_360,Outside_361_374,TMhelix_375_397,Inside_398_417,TMhelix_418_440,Outside_441_665,TMhelix_666_688,Inside_689_708,TMhelix_709_731,Outside_732_750,TMhelix_751_773,Inside_774_790), which encodes MFKLNLKIALRNLWRNKVSSFINVIGLAIGLAACLMLLLYVTYEWNFDKHYRDSENLYTVMTNIPDGNGGVSKTFEGTTTALGPLLRERIPEIKNLARMNYIKKSLIANGENGFKKEGKFAEPDILKLFYYEFIVGNAKTAMKNPKSVILTETMAKILFGTTNVLNKSVRYQDSENLTVTGVIKDIPQNSSLKFDFLMPWAFYEMVDESAKNLGWGNYSFVTMFSLNPNADIDVVNRKIDEAVKANNKQTDQPFVAFQYAKLHLFGKFENGKSVGGDIEQIWLFTGLAFGILLIACINFMNMATAKSEKRAKEVGIKKTIGANRISLILQFLTESMVLTLIAVVVAIALIEICLPAFNGLLNINLSISYFNLTSWIGILGIVIATGLIAGSYPAFYLSAFNPIQTLKRKIKSKGLASVSLRQVLVVSQFCFAIVLIISTLVIYRQIQYIKNRPLGIDTKALIEIPQDGQLKNQFEVYKQKILQSGAVTSLNKSSTKLSHHGSNFTDVRWPGMVQENNDNLFNKVEASYDFIKTNGVKLLEGRDFSKKFASDSAAVLISSSTAKVMNLKKPVGQILTIFGDKRVIIGVFDDYVWDSPYKSNNPMILYFNDKYTSYITMKLNTSNTIRQNIETITRITKDVNPAYPVEISFLDNVYSDLFQKEKTLGILSNLFGGLAIFVSCLGLFGLVAYSAEQRTKEFGVRKVLGASLLNLMQLLSFSFVKMIAVAIVIAIPLSYYLMNKWLMKFEFHTEISWWIMPIAGVGTLLMALITVSLQAYKTANANPVDALKYE